The following coding sequences lie in one Peribacillus frigoritolerans genomic window:
- a CDS encoding DUF1657 domain-containing protein, with translation MTVINDVKTTLAGLKSAQASFETFALSTDNEQAKQLYQQAAQQTQTIVDSITPRIEEIQNEEPQYKQ, from the coding sequence ATGACGGTAATAAATGATGTCAAAACAACTTTAGCCGGGCTGAAAAGTGCTCAAGCGAGCTTTGAAACCTTCGCCCTTTCAACAGATAACGAGCAAGCCAAACAACTGTACCAGCAAGCTGCCCAACAAACACAAACGATTGTGGACAGCATCACTCCTCGCATAGAAGAGATACAAAACGAGGAAC
- a CDS encoding ammonium transporter: MTLETLNAGLDTIWVVLTAAMILLMEGGFALLEAGFVRTKNNVNIIMKVFADITIGTLCYFVVGFGLMYGADVFGIIGASGFLLKGDLSHIDLTISIDAFWLFQGAFVIAVISIVSGAVAERINFRAYLIFVVMMTAFIYPIAGHWVWGGGWLSGLGMQDFAGSAVIHALGGFSALAAAIVIGPRAGKFTSRGTSSISLPSNLPLASVGAFLLWFGWFGFNAGSTLQATDGRIGHIAIVTMLSAASGGAATLLYTLFRYGRSDAPSVINGSLAGLVGITAGCAFVSDLAALLIGAVSGMLMLAATNWLEARKIDDPVGAFPVHAASGMWGTIAVGLFSTENGLFAGGGWHLLGVQTLGLAVLCIWGFSLTWLVFKIINVWLPIRATEEEEELGLDISYHGIMATHTSPEFIKVEDYYKQDEELTR; the protein is encoded by the coding sequence ATGACTCTAGAAACGTTAAACGCTGGCTTGGATACGATTTGGGTGGTTCTGACAGCAGCCATGATTCTATTGATGGAGGGCGGGTTTGCTTTACTGGAGGCAGGGTTCGTCCGTACGAAGAATAATGTGAACATCATCATGAAGGTTTTTGCCGATATTACGATTGGAACGCTTTGCTATTTCGTCGTTGGTTTTGGCTTAATGTATGGAGCGGATGTATTTGGTATTATTGGAGCAAGCGGCTTTCTGCTGAAAGGTGATTTGTCGCATATCGACCTTACGATTTCCATCGATGCATTTTGGTTATTTCAAGGGGCATTCGTCATCGCCGTCATTTCCATCGTTTCGGGAGCCGTTGCAGAAAGGATCAATTTTCGGGCGTATCTTATTTTTGTCGTAATGATGACGGCATTCATCTATCCGATTGCCGGTCACTGGGTATGGGGTGGTGGCTGGTTAAGCGGGTTGGGCATGCAGGACTTCGCAGGGTCTGCGGTCATTCATGCACTAGGCGGTTTTTCTGCACTTGCGGCTGCCATTGTTATTGGGCCGAGAGCAGGAAAATTCACTTCACGGGGGACTAGCTCCATTTCACTGCCGAGCAATCTCCCACTGGCATCAGTTGGGGCATTTCTTTTATGGTTTGGCTGGTTTGGGTTTAATGCAGGAAGTACCTTGCAAGCTACTGATGGACGCATTGGCCATATTGCCATTGTCACGATGCTCTCAGCTGCATCAGGGGGAGCGGCGACCTTGCTTTATACACTTTTTAGATATGGACGTTCGGATGCACCTTCCGTCATCAATGGCTCACTTGCAGGTCTTGTCGGGATTACGGCTGGCTGTGCATTCGTTAGTGATTTGGCGGCATTGTTGATTGGTGCAGTTTCTGGAATGTTGATGTTAGCTGCGACGAATTGGCTGGAAGCCCGAAAAATCGATGATCCGGTTGGTGCCTTTCCTGTTCATGCGGCATCAGGGATGTGGGGTACGATCGCGGTAGGGCTTTTCTCCACTGAAAACGGATTGTTCGCCGGTGGGGGATGGCATTTGCTCGGAGTTCAAACATTAGGATTAGCGGTGTTATGTATCTGGGGCTTTTCATTGACATGGCTCGTTTTTAAAATTATAAATGTTTGGCTGCCTATTAGAGCCACTGAAGAAGAAGAAGAACTCGGATTGGATATCAGTTATCATGGCATCATGGCCACACATACCTCGCCGGAGTTCATCAAGGTAGAGGACTACTATAAGCAGGATGAAGAATTGACAAGGTAA
- a CDS encoding 5-bromo-4-chloroindolyl phosphate hydrolysis family protein, translating into MNRFLADFVPILIAFPMVLPVWMISYFALNQPFALSVVISLAGGVLAYWLSSVYFSSRYLKKHELTRKEYQYIKKNLTEAKPKIWRVQKALISVRHISSFKQRKDMIKMIRKIYSLTKKEPKRFYQAEQFYYSHLDSAMELAEKYVFLAQQPKKNRELELSLTETRKTLKELTNTIEKDLYKVIADDIDNLNFELDVAKQSIKTRKESQVIDESRRLK; encoded by the coding sequence ATGAATCGATTTCTTGCTGATTTTGTTCCGATATTGATTGCATTTCCAATGGTTTTGCCGGTTTGGATGATTAGCTATTTTGCATTGAATCAACCGTTTGCCCTGTCCGTTGTCATATCTTTAGCAGGAGGGGTACTTGCATACTGGCTAAGTTCCGTTTATTTTTCATCAAGATACCTCAAAAAACATGAATTGACGAGAAAAGAATATCAATATATAAAGAAAAATTTAACTGAAGCAAAACCGAAGATATGGCGGGTGCAAAAAGCACTAATCTCTGTCAGGCATATCTCTTCTTTCAAACAGAGGAAAGATATGATTAAAATGATCAGGAAAATATATAGTCTGACGAAAAAAGAACCGAAGCGGTTTTACCAGGCGGAACAATTTTATTACTCTCATCTGGATTCCGCCATGGAGCTTGCGGAGAAATATGTTTTTTTAGCACAGCAGCCAAAAAAGAATAGGGAACTCGAACTCTCCTTAACGGAGACTCGTAAAACCTTAAAGGAGCTCACTAATACGATAGAAAAGGATTTATATAAAGTGATTGCCGATGATATCGATAATCTTAACTTCGAATTGGATGTTGCTAAGCAGTCCATTAAAACGAGAAAAGAGTCACAAGTAATTGATGAAAGCAGGAGGTTAAAATGA
- a CDS encoding toxic anion resistance protein — MNNNDPNLLNKTNNASLIDDLLANPFDGVQELEKVSSQEAKPVKLIDVIPEENRAKAYQLAEQIDPTNHQAMISYGTPAQSKLLTFSNSMLEHVQKKDVGEVGNIINDLMKKLNELSPDELKPDKPSFFARMFGKLSGSVQEVLSKYQKTGAQIDRISVKLDRSKNILLSDIVILEKLYETNKEYFQALNVYIAAGEIKLEEIHEKTIPELRKSAESSNDQMKFQEVNDMLQFAERLDKRLHDLKLSREITIQSAPQIRLIQNTNQALVEKIQSSIMTAIPLWKNQVAIALTLIRQRHAVEAQKQVSKTTNDLLLKNSEMLKTNTIETAKENERGLVDIETLKKTQANLISTLEETMRIQEEGRHKRRQAEQELASMENELKQKLLEIKG; from the coding sequence ATGAATAACAATGATCCAAACCTGTTGAATAAAACGAATAATGCCAGTTTGATCGATGACCTTTTAGCCAATCCATTTGATGGGGTGCAGGAGCTTGAGAAAGTATCTTCCCAGGAAGCGAAACCGGTTAAACTGATTGATGTCATTCCTGAAGAGAACAGGGCAAAGGCTTATCAGCTTGCCGAACAAATCGACCCAACGAATCATCAGGCGATGATATCCTATGGTACACCCGCCCAATCAAAGCTCCTGACCTTTTCTAATTCGATGCTTGAGCATGTCCAGAAAAAAGATGTGGGTGAAGTGGGCAACATTATCAATGATTTAATGAAAAAGTTAAACGAGCTGAGCCCGGATGAGTTAAAACCGGATAAGCCCTCATTTTTTGCGCGTATGTTCGGGAAGCTCTCGGGATCTGTACAGGAGGTGCTATCCAAGTATCAAAAAACAGGGGCCCAAATTGACCGAATCAGCGTAAAACTCGATCGGAGCAAGAATATCCTGTTATCGGATATCGTAATCCTTGAAAAGCTATATGAAACGAATAAGGAATATTTCCAGGCATTGAATGTATATATTGCAGCTGGGGAAATCAAACTCGAAGAAATTCATGAGAAAACGATTCCGGAGCTAAGGAAGTCCGCTGAATCAAGCAATGATCAAATGAAGTTTCAAGAAGTCAATGATATGCTGCAATTTGCTGAACGGTTGGATAAAAGGCTTCATGATTTGAAATTGAGTCGTGAAATCACGATTCAAAGCGCACCGCAAATCAGGCTGATCCAAAACACGAATCAGGCACTAGTCGAGAAAATCCAATCTTCGATCATGACAGCGATTCCGCTTTGGAAAAATCAGGTTGCGATTGCATTGACCCTAATCAGGCAAAGGCATGCTGTAGAAGCACAAAAACAGGTTTCCAAGACTACAAATGACTTGTTATTGAAGAACTCCGAGATGCTGAAAACGAATACCATTGAAACTGCAAAAGAAAATGAGCGCGGACTTGTCGATATTGAAACATTAAAGAAAACTCAAGCTAACTTGATATCCACGCTTGAGGAGACCATGCGGATTCAAGAAGAAGGAAGGCATAAACGCCGGCAAGCCGAACAGGAATTGGCATCAATGGAAAATGAACTGAAACAGAAACTATTAGAGATAAAGGGATAA
- a CDS encoding nitroreductase family protein — translation METIEAIKTRRSIGIVKQDPVPKEMIEQIIEAGTYAPNHHRTEPWRFFVLTGEGRNKLGQVFEEITRMENADDTPEILISKLERQKKNPLRAPVIIAVGIEPSDKNNVLVAEEYAAVNSAIQNMLLAAHSLGLGAVWRTGKITYHEKVRDFFNLSSKGEVLAFIYLGYPDMEPKPAKRTSIDELTTWIG, via the coding sequence ATGGAAACTATCGAAGCTATAAAAACGAGAAGAAGCATTGGAATCGTTAAGCAAGATCCGGTACCTAAGGAAATGATTGAGCAAATCATTGAAGCTGGAACGTATGCACCCAATCATCATCGAACGGAGCCTTGGCGTTTTTTTGTATTGACTGGAGAAGGAAGAAATAAACTTGGCCAGGTATTCGAAGAAATCACAAGAATGGAAAATGCGGATGATACCCCTGAAATTTTAATCAGCAAGCTCGAACGGCAAAAAAAGAATCCATTAAGGGCTCCAGTCATCATCGCGGTGGGCATAGAGCCTAGTGATAAGAATAATGTCCTTGTGGCAGAAGAATATGCGGCAGTGAACAGTGCCATCCAAAACATGCTACTTGCAGCACATTCTCTAGGTCTGGGAGCAGTATGGAGAACGGGGAAAATAACGTATCATGAAAAGGTCCGTGATTTTTTCAATTTATCCTCTAAGGGAGAGGTATTGGCTTTCATATACTTGGGTTATCCTGACATGGAGCCGAAACCTGCCAAGAGAACATCGATTGATGAATTGACCACATGGATCGGATGA